CGCCCGGACCGACGGGAGCAGCACGTGCCGGAGCTGCTCGGCCGCCGCGATGTGCATGGCCGTGGGGAAGGTGTCGTTGGACGACTGCGACATGTTGACGTGGTCGTTCGGATGGACCGGGGTCTTGGACCCCAGCACTCCTCCGGCGAGCTCGATGGCCCGGTTGGCGATCACCTCGTTGGCGTTCATGTTGGTCTGGGTGCCGCTCCCGGTCTGCCATACACGCAGCGGGAAGTGGTCGTCGAGCGCGCCCCCGGTCACCTCGCGCGCGGCGCGGACGATGAGCTCGGCCAGGTCGGCGTCGAGCTTCCCGAGCTCGGCGTTGGTCAGGGCGGCGGCCTCTTTGAGGACGCCGATGGCGCGGATGACCGGCCGCGGCATGCGGTCGTCGCCGATGGGGAAATGGACGAGCGACCTCGCCGTCTGGGCCCCCCAGTAGCGGTCGGCGGGGACCTCGATCGGTCCCATCGAGTCGGTCTCGGTACGGGTCGTCACCGGCTCACCTCCATGCCGACGCTACTCCCACTCCACGTGGGCCCTGATCGCCGTCCTGTCCTCGGTGAGCCAGCCCTTCGACGCGGCGTAGTCGAGCATGGCCGAGAAGTCGGCCTCCCACGACTCACCGACGGCGCCGGCGGCCATGCGCCGCACGGCGTCGACACGCACGACGGCCTCGCCGTCGCCGTCGATGCTGCCGGTCGCGCTGGCCCGCAGCGCCCGGTCGAGCATCCCGGCGTCGGCGTCGGTGTCGGCGTCGCCGCGCACCACCGCCACGTGGAACCGGGTGCAGTCCCCCGGCTCGGCGAGCCCCACAGCCACCGGCGCCGCCCCCAGGTCGACCTCGACGAACATCAGCGCTCCTCTCTGCGGTTCGGCGTGCTGCCGGTCACCATGGCATGGCCACTCCCCCGTTGGGGCGCAGGATCTGCCCGGTGACGAACCGCGACGCGTCGGACGCCAAGTAGAGCACGGCATGGGCGACGTCCTCGGGCCGCCCGACGGTGCGCAGCGGGGTGGTGCGCGAGACGGCCTCGAGGACGGCCGTGCGATGCGGCTCGTCGACCGTGCCGTCGGCGCCGGTGAAGTGCCGGCTCGTCATGCCGGTCTCCACGAAGCCCGGGGCGACGGCGTTCACCCGAACCCCCTGGGGCCCCATCTCCACGGCCAGGACCCGGGTGAGCTGCACCACGGCCGCCTTGGCCATGCCGTAGGCGGCGAGCCCCGGCGAGGGCGCGTCCACCGCCGCCGAGGCCATGTTCACGATCGAGCCCGAGCCCTGCGCGCCCATGGCCCGCGCCGCGGCGCGGCACCCGTGGAACACACCCTTGAGATTGACAGCCAGCACGCGATCGAGCGTGTCGTCGTCGAGCTCGACCACCGACGCCTGGGCGATGATGCCGGCGACGTTGGCCATGACGTCGATGCGACCGAACTCGACCAGCGCCTCGTCGACGAGCGCGTCGACGGCACCCGCGTCGGAGACGTCGGCCGGGCGCGCCAGGGCGCGACCGCCACCCTCCTCGACCTGCGCCGCCGTGCGCCGGGCGCCCTCGAGGTCCACGTCCGCGCACACCACCGCCGCCCCCACCGCGCCCAGGAGCACGGCCGAGGCCCGGCCGATCCCCGACGCCGCCCCGGTCACCACGGCCACCCGGCCGCCGAGGTCGTAGGCCGCCAACGCCTCGGCGATCACGGCCGCGCCCCTCCGGCGGCCACACCGGCGCCGGCCTCCACGCGTGTCGGCGCCGCCGCTGGGCCGGCGGCCGGGGCCGAATCCGCCGGCGGAGTCGGGCCCGCCGGCACACGCCCGTGGATGGACCGGGTCACCCGCCGCGCCGCCGCCAGCAGCGCGTCGCCGTACCGGGGGATCTCCTCCCCCGCCAGCCGCTCGGGCAGGCCGACCACGGTGAGGGCGAGGGCCACCGACCCGTCGGCGCCGAACACGGGCGCCGAGATCTGGCTCAGCCGGTACGTGGCACCGGCCTCGAGCTCCTGCAGCAGGTACTCCTCGCGGGCCAGCTCCTCGACCACCACGGCGAGCGCCCGGCGGCGGGTGTCGGTCCCCGCCTCCTCGGTCCCGGCCACGTCGCGCCCGGTCAGGGCGCGGCTCAGGTTCAGGTTGGCGACGGCCTCCAGGTTGAGGGCGTAGCCCCGGTGCCGCACCACGCCCAGCGCGCCGCGCAGCCGCCGCTTGTCCGCCTCGGTGGCGTCGGGCCCGAGCCGGTCGAGCCACCGCTCCACGGCGTCTTGGCCCGCCCACGCCAGGAAGACCGTGCCGAGGGGGGGCGCCAGGGGGACGCGTTGGCCGACGGTGAAGGCGAGCCACATCGGCCCCGGGCGCCCGGTGGTGGCGAGCAGCACCATCTCGTCGGCCACCGTGCTCGAGGCGACGACCTGCACGGCGAGGAGGTGGGCGAGCTCGTCCATCACCGGCCGGGCGTGGTCGACGAGGTCGAGCTGGCGGGCGCCGGCGGCCTGCCCGGCCGCGATCAGCGCCGGCCCCAGGGTGTAGGACTTGTCGACGGGGTGGCGCAGCAGCCAGCCCGCCTCGGTGAGCGAGGTGCACACGCCGTGGGCAGTGGCCTTCGACATGCCGAGCGCACGCGACAGCTCGGAGAGGCCGAAGGACTCACCCGGACGCGACGCCAGGAAGTCGACCACGGTCACCACCCGTCGGGCCGACGGCGACCCGGGCACGCCTCAGCCCCCACCGGGCACGGTCGCGCCGGGCACCGTGGTGCCGGCGGCGGCCGCGGCGACGGCGGCACCGAAGACCTCCGCCAACCGGGCGTGCCCGGCGTCGCTCGGATGGATCCCGTCGGCCAGATCCGCGGCCGAGATGACCGCCGCCCCGGGGACGAGCACCAACCGGTCGTCACCGGCCTCGACGCGCGCCGCCACGGCGTCCTCCATCGCCCGCCGGAGAGCGGCGAGGTCGGCCCCGAGGCGGTTGGGGGTCTCCTCGGCGTCGGGGCGAAGCACGGGGCTCGCCACGACGATCGGCGTCCCGGGATGCCCTTGGCGCACGATCTCCAGGAAGGCGCGCGTGCCCTCGAAGAACATGCCGGCGCTGTGGGGGATACGGGTCCAGCAATTGGTGCCGTGCGAAATCGACACGACGTCGGCCGTCAACCCGGCGACCGCCTCGGCACAGGGGATCTCCCCGCGTGCCGACCCTGCGAACCCCATGTTCACGAGGTCCAGCCCGTGCCGGCGCGACGCCACGGCCCCCCAGGCGAGCGCCGGGGCGCTCGCCACCCAGCCCTCGAGGATCGAGTCGCCGTAGGCCACCCAGCGCGGGCCGCTCGGCGCGGGCTCGACGGTGCCGTCGACGGGCCGCAGCGCCAGGATCTCGGGGCGCATGCCTTCGGGGAGGTGCACCACGGCGGGCGCGTCCACCGGGCCGCCGAGGGCCAGCCGGACCGTGCCCGCGCCCAGGACGGCCGGCTGCTCGTCCACCTGCGCACCGCCGCGCCACACCGAGAACGTCGTGCCGGCCCCGTCCCCGCGGTACCCGAGGTCGTCGGTGGCGGTGGTGTAGCCGAGCTCGAGGGCGACGGCGTCACCGACGAGCTCGAGCCGCACGCCCGCGGGGATCCGGGCGCACTGCCAGGTGTCCGCGGGCAAGCGCCCCACGTCGCGCGGATCGAGCCGGGGATAGGGCACGCCGGGGGCGGCGCCGAAGGCACACCCCCGGAGGAAGGGCTCGACGTCCGGCGACCGGCCGGGGGCGGCGGCGCTCACAGGTTCGTGGGCACCGGGTAGGGGAACTTCACCCCCACGCCGCCGTCGACCGACAGGACCTGCCCGTTCACGTAGGCGGAGAGGTCCGATGCCAGGAACATGATCGCCGCCGCGATGTCCTGCGGGAGGGCCACCCGGTCGAGCGGGGAGTTGGCGGCGTTCACCGCCTTGCCCTGGTCCCCGAGATAGCCCGACACCCGCGGCGTCCACACGATGCCCGGGGCCACGGCGTTGACGCGGATGCCCTCGGGGCCGAGCTCGACCGCGGCGGAGCGGACGAGTCCGATCAACCCGGCCTTGGCCGCACCGTAGGCGGCGTGGCGCGGCGCGGCGGTGAGGCCCGAGGCCGACGCCACGAACACCATCACGCCGCCCCCGCTGTCGCGCAGCGCCCGACCCCCGACGGACACGGCCAGGTAGGCGTGGCGCAGCACGATGTCGTGATGCCAGTCCCACAGCTCGTCGTCCATGTCGAGCAGGCCGCGGTACTGGGCCATGCCGACGATGTCGACGATGCCGGCCAGGCGCGTGGCCCCGATGCCGGCGAGGGCGGCAGGGGCGTCGGCGAACAGGCGCTCGGCATCGGCGCGCACCGCGGCGTTGCCGACCCAGGGGACGCCGCCCACTTCGCCGGCGATGTCCTGGGCGAGGTCGGGGTCGAGGTCGACGCAACACACCTTGGCGCCCGCCTGGGCGAGGGCGTGGCTCGTCTGGCGGCCGATCCCCTGCCCCGCCCCGATGACGACCACGCCGCGGCCGTCCATGCGCAGCATGCCCGGATAGTCGGGCACCGCGGTGTCGTCGGTACGCGTCACCGGTCCGTCCCGCGTCGTGGCGTCACCGTGACCCGCCGTCGAGCTGCGTCAGCCGCCGGCGCCGGTGACGGACACCTTGATGTCCCGGCGCTCGAGCTCGGGGATGACCTTGGTGCCGAGGAGCTCGATGGTGCGCATGATGGACTCGTGCCGGAGGTAGCCGAACTGCACGTAGCAGATCAGCTGGTCCACGCCCAGCTCGGCGTACTTCACCATCTTCTCGATGCACGTCTCGGGGTCGCCGACGATGATCATGTCGGCCTCCGAGAACCACTTCGGGTCGAACTTCCCCTCGATCTGGCGCTTGAGCAGCGGGAACATCTTCTCCTTCTCCTCGTCGGAGAGATGCGGGACTTCCCACTCCAAGATGAACTCGGCGAGGTTCTTGTACCACCACCACACCGAGTCCCAGATGCCGTTGGCCTCCGCCTGCTCCATGGAGTCGGCGCAGTGGACGAGCGTGTAGGCAGCCACCTTGTTGGTGGTCACCTCGGTCAGCGGCGAGGGGTTCTGGGCCGCGGCGCGGTACTGGACGATGTGGTCCGCCATTTTCTGGATGGGCTGCATGATCGAGAACGACAGCAGGCCCATGCCGAGCTTGCCGGCCACGGCGGCCGAGCCCTCCGACGTCGCCGCCATCCACGCCGGGGGGTGCGGCACCTGCACCGGCTTGGGCGTCACCATCCGCCGGGGGAAGTCGAGGTACTTGCCGTGGAACTCGAAGTACTCCTCGCGCCACGCCTGCACGACGGCCTGGATGGCCTCCTCCCACTCCGCCCGGCTCTCCTCCACCGGGACGTGGAACGCCGTCTGCTCCATCGGGGTGGAGCGTCCCGTCCCCCACTCGACGCGCCCGCCCGACAGGATGTCGGCGGTCGCCACCTTCTCCGCCACGTGGACGGGGTGGCAGAACTGGTGGGGCATGAGCACGACGCCGAAGCCGAGCCGCAGGTTCTTGGTCGCCTGCGACAGCGCGCCGAGGATGACCTCGGGTGCGGGCGAGTGCGACCGGCCCTCCCGGAAGTGGTGCTCGACGTGCCACACCGTGTTGAAGCCGAGGGTGTCGGCCAGCTTGATCTGCTCGAGCGCCTCGGCATAGGCCTCCTGCTCCGCCTGGCGCTGGCCCCACGGGTGCTCCCCGGGCCACGGCTTGGGCACGTCGATCTCGTACAGCAGGTCGAGCTTCACACCCACCCCCATCTGGGTTGCATCGTTCGAAATATCGAACGACAGATCTGAATGCTGAACAACACACCGAAAGATAGGGACGGGCGCCCGGCTCGTCAAGAGTCCCACCCGGGCGCCGGGGGGTCGGGGGTAGCGTCGACCCGTGATCGTCGGAGTCCCCACCGAGCGCAAGCCGGGCGAGAACCGGGTGGCGCTCACCCCCGACGGGGCCCGCGAGCTGTGCACGCACGGGCACCGCGTCCTGGTGGAGACCGGGGCCGGCGCGGGATCGTCGATCCCCGACGATGCCTACCGCGCCGCGGGCGCCGAGCTGGTCACCACCGAGGACGCCTGGGGGGCCCGGCTCGTGCTCAAGGTCAAGGAGCCCCAGCTCGGGGAGTACGGCTTCCTGCGGCCGGACCTCGTGCTGTTCACCTTCCTGCACCTCGCCGCCTACCCGGAGCTCGCCGACGCCCTGCTGGTGTCGGGCGCCACGGCCATCGCCTACGAGACGGTCCGGACCGCGTCCGGGGCCCTCCCCCTGCTGGCGCCCATGAGCGAGGTGGCGGGACGGCTCGCGCCCCAGGTGGGTGCCCACTTCCTCGAGCGGGGCAACGGGGGCCGCGGCGTCCTGCTCGGCGGGGCGCCGGGGGTGCGCCCCGGCCGGGTGGTCGTGCTCGGGGCGGGCACCGTGGGCACCAACGCGGCGTGGATCGCCCAGGGGATGGAGGCCGAGGTCATCCTCATCGACCGCGACCTCGACCGGTTGCGGGTGGTCGACCAGATCCACCGCGGCCGGATCATGACCCTGGCGTCGAGCCGGGCCGTGGTCGAGCGGTCCATGGCCGACGCCGACCTCGTCATCGGTGCGGTGCTGGTCCCCGGGGGCAAGGCGCCCGTCGTGGCCACCGAGGACATGGTGCGCGCCATGAAGCCGGGCACCGTGATCGTGGACGTCGCCGTCGACCAGGGCGGGTGCATCGAGACGACGGTCGAGACGACCCATGAGCACCCCGTCGTCGAGCGCCACGGCGTCCTGCACTACGGCGTCGGCAACATCCCCGCCGCGGTGCCGCACACCTCGACGTACGCCCTCACCAACGCCACCTTCCCCTACGCCCTGGTGGTGGCCGACCACGGCGCCCGAGGGGCCCTCGAGGTCGAGCCCGCGCTGGCCGGCGGGGTCCTGGTGACGTCGGGGCAGCTCACCAACCCCGCCGTGGCCGACGCCCTGGGCCGGTCCGCCGTCGAGCCACTCACCGCCCTTCCACCCGCCTAGCCACGAGACCGGCCGGCCACGACGGCTCCCATCGGGCGGTCGCCGGCGTCGGAGCCTGCGCCGGCCGCGGCGACACGGGTCCGCGCCGGCTGGGGCTACGCCGGCAGCCGGGCCCGGAAGGCCTTGACCCCCTCCACGGCCGCGCCGGCTTGCCGGACGGCGTGGGCGAGGGCGGCGTCGGAGGTCACCACCGTCACCGTGCCGAGGTCGCCCAACGAGGGGAGCAGATCCTCGATGGCCCGGTCGGCGGCGTTCGGCCCGCCCGGCGCGAAGCGGGCGTCGATCCCGGCGGCGGCGGCGTCCTCGACCTCCCCGGGACCGGGGCGCCCGTCGAACACCACCGTGACCTCGTCGTCGGGGCCGGCCAGGGTGGCGAGCGCCGCCACGAGCCGGCGGCGCGCCCCCGGCCGGTCGCGCCACCACCCGTCGGGGACCGACCCGATGACGTTCATCCCGTCGACGACCCAGCGCACGGGCCTAGCCTGCATCACGGCGACAGGTCGGGCGACAGCGACGGGAATTCCCCGGGGCACCGGTCGGAGGCCCGCCCGCCCGGACGACAATGTGGGTGTGAGCCCTGTCCTACCGGAAGGAGTCGCCGTGTCCGAGTCGACCATCGAGCCCGACAACGGCGCGCCGGGCGGCGCCGAGGAGATGCGCCCCGGCGACGTCGGCTACGCGTCGCTGTGGGTCCCCGACGTCGAGCGCGCCGAGGCGTTCTACGGTGCGGTCCTCGGGTGGACCTTCGCGCCGGGGAGCGTGCCGCAGGGGCGCCAGGTGGCCGGCACCGAGCCCCACCACGGCATCTGGGGCGGGCAGGCTCGCAGCACGCTGTTCCTGTGCCACGCCGTGGACGACGTCGACGAGGCCGTGGCCCGGGTGCGCGCCGCGGGCGGCGACGCCGAGGAGCCCAGCGACGAACCCTACGGACGCGTCGCCACCTGTGCCGACGACCAGGGCATGCCCTTCGCCGTCTTCGAGCCGCCGACGGGCCCGCCGCCGCGCGGGGCGCCCCACGGGCGGCGCCAGGGCGACCTCGCCTACGTCACGCTCCTGGTGCGCGACTCGGCGCTGGCCCGGGCGTTCTTCGCCGCCGTGCTCGGGTGGTCCTTCGTTTCCGGACGCGTCGCCGACGGCTGGCAGACCGACGACGTGCGACCCGGGACCGGCCTCCAGGGCGGCCACGCCGAGGCGACGGTGGTGCCCATGTACCTCGTCGACGACATCGCCGCCGCCGTGGCGCGGGCCCGGGTGGCCGGCGGTGTCGCCTCCGACCCCGAGCGCCAGCCCTACGGGCTCCAGTCGACGTGCACCGACGACCAGGGGACCCGCTTCTACCTCGGCGAGCTCTGAAGGCGCCCTCGTCCAGCGCGCCCGGGCCCACCGCGCCGGCAGTCCAGCCGGGTCGTCCGGCCAGCCAGGAGGTGCAGCCGCACCCTGACCGTGCGGGCACGACCTTCGTCGAGGCCGGTGGCGACGCGCCGGGGTGTGTGGAACAGTGCGTGCGTGCCCGGCGGCTCCTTCGACGAGCGAATGGCCGAGGGGTACGACGCCGCCTCGGTGGAGCTGTTCGAGCCCGCTGTCGTCGACCCCGTCGTCGGCTTCCTGGCCGACCTGGCAGGTGACGGCAAAGCGCTCGAGCTGGGCGTCGGCACCGGTCGGATCGCCCTGCCCCTCAGCCGCCGGGGGGTGCGCGTCCACGGCATCGACCTGTCTCCCGCCATGGCTGCCCGGCTGCGGGACAAGCCGGGCGGGGACGAGGTCGAGGTGACCATCGGCGACTTCGCCACCACCCGGGTGGACGGGACGTTCCGGCTCGCCTACGTCGTGTACAACACGATCGAGAACCTGACCACCCAGGACGAGCAGGTCGACTGTTTCTGCACGGTCGCCGCCCATCTCGAGCCCCGGGGCTGCTTCGTCGTCGAGGTCGAGGTCCCGGCCCTGCGGCTCCTCCCGCCCGGCGAGACGGTCCGGGCGTTCACCGTCCGCCCGCCGCACCTGGGCTTCGACGAACTCGACGTGGCCACACAGCGCGGGATCTCGCATCATTACTGGGTGGCCGCCGGGCGCGGTGAGGTGGTGTCGATGCCCTTTCGCTACGTCTGGCCGGCAGAGCTCGACTTGATGGCGCGCATCGCCGGGATGTCGCTGCGCGAGCGCTGGGGCGGTTGGAACCGCGAGCCGTTCACCGGCGACAGTAGGAGGCACGTGTCGGTGTGGGAGAAGGTGCCCTAGCGCCGCGCACGGCCCTCGGCCTCAGGTGGTCGACCCCACCGCCGAGCCCACGACCCCGGACAACGCGTCGGGGGACCCCGCTGGGACGGGCGCGGTGCCCACACCGTGGGGCGCTGTGGCGTTCCCGGCGGCCCCGGTGGTCGGCTCCCCGGCCGGCGTGCCCGTGACCACGTCGGCGAGGCCGGCCGTCCCGGCGAGGAAGGTCTCGATGGCTTCGGGCTCGATGGGCCGCGAGAACAGGAAGCCCTGCCCGCGGTCGCAGTGCTCCTGCTGGAGCTTGAGCAGCTGGTCGTTGTCCTCGATCCCCTCGGCGAGGGTCTCCAGCCCGAGGGTCCGGCCCAGCTCCACCAGCGTGTGGATCAACGCCGACGACTCCGGGGAGTCGGCCATGGCGGCGATGAAGGACCGGTCGATCTTGAGGGCATCGACCGGGAACTGGCGCAGGTACGCCAACGACGAGTACCCGGTGCCGAAGTCGTCGATGGCGACGTGCACACCGAGCTCCTTGATCTCGCGCAGGCGCAGGACCGTGGCGTCGGCGTCGCGCATCAGGGTGCTCTCGGTGATCTCGATGACGAGCGATGTGGGGTCGAGGCCGCTCGACACCAGCGCCTCCTTGACGTGGTCGACGAAGGCGGGGATCTCGAGCTGGCGCATCGACACGTTCACCGACATCGACAGCCGGTGCCCGCGGGCGTGCCACTCGGCTGCTTGGCGGCAGGCTTCGATCAGCGCCCACCGGCCCACGTCGACGATGAGGCCCGAGTCCTCGAGCATGGGGATGAAGTGGTCGGGAGGGACGACCCCGCGGCTCGGGTGCCGCCACCGCATGAGCGCCTCGACGCCCGACACGTTGACGTGATCGAGGTCGAACACCGGTTGGTACAGGAGGAAGAACTGGTTTTGGGCGAGCGCCGAGCGCAGGTCCGACTCGATCTCGATGCGGTCGAGGACGGCGGTCTGCATCTCCGGCTGGAACAGCGCCGAGCGGTTCTTGCCCAGGGCCTTGGCCCGGTAGAGCGCGATGTCGGCGTCGCGCAGCAGCTCGTGTGCCGAGTTCCGCTGGCCGCCGGCGATGCCGATGCTCGCGGACACCGTCAACGGCACGGTCTGGTACCCGTCGAGGCGGAACGGCTCGCGCAGCGCGTCGTGGAGGCGTTCGGCCACCATCTCGGGGCCCGCGCCGAGCGACGCGCCCTCGGCGAGGACGACGAACTCGTCGCCGCCGAGACGCCCCACGGTGTCGCTGGCGCGCAGGATGCCGACGAAGCGCGCCGCCACCGCCTGCAGGACCTTGTCGCCGGCGTCGTGACCCAGGGAGTCGTTGATGTCCTTGAAATTGTCGAGGTCGACGAACAACGCCGCCACGGGGCGATACTCGCGCCGGGCCCGCACGAGCATCTGGTCGGCCCGGTCGTGGATGAGCGTCCGGTTGGGCAGCCCCGTGAGCGGGTCGTGCAGGGCGGCGTGGGCGAGCTGGGACTCGGCCTCCTTGCGCTCGGTGATGTCGCGCAGGTTGGCCACATACCCCCCGACCGACGGGTTGTCCTTCAGGTTGCTCACCACCGCCTCGGCGTAGCGGCACGTGCCGTCGGCGTGCTCCATGCGGAACTGGATGGGCTCGGTGACCGTGACGGTCTGCAGCAGGGCGCCGAACTGCGCCTCGACGTAGGCGCGGTCGTCGGGATGCACGAGCTCGGTGGCGCGCAGGCCGAGGACCTCCTCGGGCTCCCGGCCGAGCAGCGAGGCCACCGCCGGGCTGGCGTACATGATCTTGGCTTCGGCACCCATGACGAGGGTCGTGTCGGTGGAGTTCTGCACGAGCGAGCGGAACCGCTCCTCGCTGGCGCGCATCGAGGTCTCGGCCTCCTCCTTCTGCTCGACGGTGGCGCCGGCCATGCGGATGACGAACACGAGCACGAACGCGCCCATCAGCCCGAGCGCCTCGGCCTTGCCCACGGACAGCAACGAGGGCGCCCATCCCTGCCAGATGGCCAGCTGGCCGGCACCGGTGCCGACGAGGCTCCACAGCGCGGTGACCCGCCACGTGCGCGAGCCGTCGTGGGACACGTTCTCGAGTGCCACGAAGGCGAAGGCGCCGATGAGCACGGGGCCCCAGCCGCTCAGGTAGATCACGACGGTCACCGCGGCGGCGTGGCACGCCACCCGGGCGTGGAGGCGCCGGCGCGTGGGGTGGCGGCGGTAGAGCAGCTCCAAGGCCGCGCTCGTCACCGGGATGGTGACGAAGACCGCCAGCCACAGCCACACCGGCTCGTGGGCGACCACGCGGAAGTGCCGGAGGACGAGGATCGCCACCAGCGCGGCCGGGCCCATCAGGTAGCCCAGCACGTAGGGGTCGAGCCGGACGCGCCGGGTCGCCGCCGCTGGCGCCATGAGCGTCCCGTCCCCCGCCGTCGCCTCGGTCGACCCCGCGGCCATCAGTCACCCCCCGCCATGAGCAGCCAGTTCGCGCTCTCCGTATCGACGGACCTGCGAGAAGCCTTGAGGGGCCGCCCGCAGGTCCGTCACCCGCACGGACTCACCGGGGCCGCCACCACCTGTAGGGCGGAGGCCTCATTCTCCGTCCCGAGCCCTTGTCCAAGGCCACCACCTGCTCATATGATCATCCTTTGTGTCGAGCTGGCCACGTAGAGTGATCATCATCGGGGTCATCCTCTCCGTGGTCGGGGGGATCCGGCTCTCCGCGCCCCAGGACCCGGGGCTGGCCGCCGCCCTGGCCGCCGCCCTGGCCGTGGCCGTGGTCACCTACGGGATCGCCTCGGCCCGGCCGTTCCACCGCCGCCCGTGGCGCATCGCCTGGACGGGGATCGGGCTGGGCCTGTTCTGCCTCGTCGGCGCGGCCGTGGTGCAGATGCTCCACGTCGGCGCGCTGCCCGGCACCGGGCCGCCGATCGTGCTCGACGCCGGGGCCGCCGTGCTCGCCATCACCGGGCTGGCGTCGCTGCTGCACCAGCGCCTCCCCGGGCGCGCCGTCGAGGCGGTGGCCGAGGCGGTGGTGGTGACGCTGTCGCTGGCGTTCGTGGTCCTCGCCCTCGTGGTCGTCCCGCTCCACGGATGGCGGCCCACCCACGACCTGCCTGCCCTGGCCGTGCCGCTCCTCGACCTCGTCGCGTTGTGGCTGGCATGCAGCCTGGTGTCGCTCACCGATCGTCACCCCGCCTGCTACCGGCTGCTCATCGCCGCGTTCGTCTGCCTCTTCGTGGCCCACGCCGCCGCCGCCGCCCTCTCCCTGGCGCGGCGCTCCCCGAACAGCGCGCCGGTCGACGCCGCCGCCCTCGCCGGC
This Acidimicrobiales bacterium DNA region includes the following protein-coding sequences:
- a CDS encoding EAL domain-containing protein; this encodes MAAGSTEATAGDGTLMAPAAATRRVRLDPYVLGYLMGPAALVAILVLRHFRVVAHEPVWLWLAVFVTIPVTSAALELLYRRHPTRRRLHARVACHAAAVTVVIYLSGWGPVLIGAFAFVALENVSHDGSRTWRVTALWSLVGTGAGQLAIWQGWAPSLLSVGKAEALGLMGAFVLVFVIRMAGATVEQKEEAETSMRASEERFRSLVQNSTDTTLVMGAEAKIMYASPAVASLLGREPEEVLGLRATELVHPDDRAYVEAQFGALLQTVTVTEPIQFRMEHADGTCRYAEAVVSNLKDNPSVGGYVANLRDITERKEAESQLAHAALHDPLTGLPNRTLIHDRADQMLVRARREYRPVAALFVDLDNFKDINDSLGHDAGDKVLQAVAARFVGILRASDTVGRLGGDEFVVLAEGASLGAGPEMVAERLHDALREPFRLDGYQTVPLTVSASIGIAGGQRNSAHELLRDADIALYRAKALGKNRSALFQPEMQTAVLDRIEIESDLRSALAQNQFFLLYQPVFDLDHVNVSGVEALMRWRHPSRGVVPPDHFIPMLEDSGLIVDVGRWALIEACRQAAEWHARGHRLSMSVNVSMRQLEIPAFVDHVKEALVSSGLDPTSLVIEITESTLMRDADATVLRLREIKELGVHVAIDDFGTGYSSLAYLRQFPVDALKIDRSFIAAMADSPESSALIHTLVELGRTLGLETLAEGIEDNDQLLKLQQEHCDRGQGFLFSRPIEPEAIETFLAGTAGLADVVTGTPAGEPTTGAAGNATAPHGVGTAPVPAGSPDALSGVVGSAVGSTT